The stretch of DNA CGATAGCGGGGTAATGGTTGGCGTTGGCCAGCTCGCGCGAGAGCACGACGTGGCCATCCAGAATCGAGCGGGTTTCGTCGGCGACCGGCTCGGTCATGTCATCGCCTTCCACCAGCACGGTGTACATCGCCGTGATTGAGCCCGTGAGCGTGGCGCCAGGGCGCTCCATCAGCTTGGGCAGCGTGGCGAACACCGAAGGCGGATAGCCGCGCCGCGTCGGCGGCTCGCCGGCGGCGAGGCCGATTTCGCGCAGCGCACGGGCAAAACGCGTGACCGAATCCATCAGCAGCAGCACCTTCTTGCCGCGGTCGCGGAAGTACTCGGCGATGGCGGTGGCGACGTAGGCCGCCTTGACCCGTTCCATCGAGGATTTGTCCGAAGTGGCGCACACCACGACCGCTTTTTTCAGCCCTTCGGGGCCGAGATCGCGGTCGATGAATTCGCGCACTTCGCGGCCCCGCTCACCGATCAGCGCGATCACGGTGACATCGACTTCCGCGCCTTTGGCGAGCATCCCGAGCAAGGTCGATTTACCGCCCCCGGCCGCGGCGAAGATGCCGATACGCTGGCCTTCGCCGCAGGTCAGCAGGCCGTCGAAGGCACGCACGCCGAGCGGCAGCGGGGTGTCGATCACGCGCCGCTCCAGCGGATGGGGGGCGTCGGCATACACCGGGTAGGTCGCGTCCGGGCGCAAGTTGCCGTGCGTGGCCTGATCGAGCGGCTGGCCGAGGCCATCCAGCACACGGCCCAGCAAGCCTTCGCCAACGGGAACCTCATGCGCCTTGCCGGTGGGAATCACTTCGGTAAACGACGAAATGCCGTGGGTGCTGCCCAGCGGCGTCAGGAGCGCGGCATCGCGCGTCAAGCCGATGACTTCGGCATGCATGTCGTGTGGCTCGCCAGGGTTGCGCAAACGGCAGATCTCGCCGATGCGCACCGAAGGCGCGGTGGCGCGAATCAGCGTGCCGACCACCTGCATCACGCGGCCCTTGAACTGGATCAGCTCGGCGTCCTGCACCGCGAGCGTCATCAGATCCATGATGTGGCCGTACTGTTTCATTGCAGGTCCTGGTGACCGGGAAGCGTGCCGGCGTAGCCGCTGTCGTGGCCTTCGGCCGGGAGGCCGAAGGCGCCGGGGCTGTGACGCGGCGTGGACTCGCTGCTGCGGCCTTCGCCCAGTACCTTGACGAAGGCGGTGCGCAGCGCATCGAGCTGGGTTTCGAGCGAGGTTTCGATAAAGCCGAGATCGGATTCGAGAATGCAGCTATCCGGCGCGATATGCGTATCCGGCTGCACATGCACGGCGCGGATGTTGGGGTAGGCCGAGAGGATCGCGTCCAGCCGGGGCTGGATCAGGTCGGCTTGCGAGGGCGACAGGCGCAAGGTCAACTGGGGCTGGGTGCGGGCCGTGGCCAGCACGCTGCGCACGACATCCGTCACGCGTTGATGTTCGGGCGCATCGCAGACGATGCGCCGCACCGCGCTGAGCACCAGTTCGACCATGCGGGTTTCGACCTGTTCGAGATAGCCCAGCGAACTGGCCACCTGCTCGATCATGTGCATCGAGTGTTCGCGCTTGGCCGCTTCGCGGCCATCCTTGTAGCCGCGCTCGCGCATTTCGTCGTAAGCATCCTGCGCGGCGCGTGCGAGACGGCTGGCCTCGGCGCGGGCTTCGGCCAGCATCTGCTGCGCGTCGTTCAGTTGCCAGACGGCCTCACGCCGCAGGACCACCTGGCCTGGCGGATGGCGCGGCGGCAGATGGCCTTCGGTGTTGTCTTCGGTGCTGCTGGCAGCGGCAGGCTGGCGGCTTAGGAAAACCATACGGGCTCCAGCTGGCGGGCGACATCAAGCGACATGCGCCACGCCAGGGCGGGCTCCATGTCGGTGCGGATCGAAGCGGTAGGGCGGCGCAACTGCCAGCGCCAGGCGAGGCGCGCAGGCACCATCGCTTGCGCCCGGTGCAGGCAGGCCAGCCCTAACGGCGCCATGGCCTGGGCGAGCTGTTCGCTGCTCCAGGCGTGGGCTTCTTCGAGCAAAAAAGCGTCGTCGGCGGCGGGCTGGCGCTGGGCAAAGCGCACGGCATCCAGCATGTCGCGCTCGACGAATGGCGCCAGCAGCGCGCGGCTGACGCGGCGGCGCAGCGGCAGTGCGAGCTGCAGCGCACCTAAATGCGTGGCGACCCGCATTTGCTGCGCGGCGCCCTGGCTGGCAAACCAGATCATGTCCATGTCACAGTTCAGTTCGGGGCTGGCCGCTTCCAGTTCGGCGTAGCCCAGCAACAGGCAACGCGACCAGGGGCGGGCATCGTAGGGCAGCGTGGCGCGCACCGGTTCGGCACTGACGCGCAAGGCCCGCGCCACCCGCGAAGGCAGCGCGCCATGCGCGGGGTTCAGCACGAAATCCACTAGCGCGGGCACCCGTGCGCGATGGTGTTCGAAAACGGCGCGCCAGAGCTCAGGGCTGAACATGAGGGGCTCCGGCTAATCGTCGGCGGCTTCGTTCGGCACGGCGCGGCGTACGGGCAGGCGCAGGTTGCCCGCGTTGCCCCGCAGCGCATAGCCCAGCGCGCCCAGCGTGATGAGGCATGCCCCACCCAGCAGGATGGCCAGCAGCCAGAACGATTCAGGCGCGACCCGCACGCCCAGCAAGCTGCTCATTTGCGCCGGGCGCGCGTTGAATACCGGTGCCGCTTCACCCGGCACGAAGACGAACGAAATCTTGTCGGGCGAGAGGCCCGGAATGCTATCGGCGATCAGCCGCCGCATCTGCGGCTGCAGCGTATCGAGCGGCGAATCGGGCCGGTACTTGATAAAGATCGCCGCCGACGACGGTGGGGGGGCGCATCGCCGCGCGTGGTCTGCTCGGGCAGCACGATATGCACGCGCGCCACGAGCACGCCGTCGATCTTGCTCAGCGTGTAGGACAGTTCCTGCGACATCGCATACACATAGCGGGCGCGCTCTTCAACCGGTGACGAGATCAGCCCGTCCTTGCGGAACACATCGCCGAAGGTCACGTGCGGATCGCGCGGCAGGCCCTGGCTTTGCAGCAGGGAGACGGCCTGGGCGACACGGTTGGTATCGACACGCACGGTCGCGCCGGTCTTGCTGACTTCCTTGTCCGCGCCGATACCCGCCGACAGCAGCACTGCGAGCATGTCGTTGGCCTCGTTTTCCTGCAGGCCGGAGAGCAGCTCGGTGCGGCCGCTACAGGCAGCCAGCATGCAGGCCGTGAGGGCGATGGCGACGGTGCGCCGCCGAGGCATCAGACGGGTGAGCGCGACAAACCGGAGGCTTGCTCCGCGAGCCAGAGCGCCGGTGAAATCGGAGAGGGCGGCACAACAAAGACGGAGGTTCATTGCATCTTCAGTAGTTGATCGACATCCTGCGACGCCTTGGCGACGGCCTTGGTGACCAGTTCGGTCTGGTAGGACCACGACACCAGCGACATCTGCACCCGCATGATGTCGTGCACCGTGCCCGCACCACTGAGTGCCTGGTCGGCGATGCGGAAGTTGTGGTCCATGGTGTTCGACATGCCTTGCAGCTTGTCGATGATGCGTGCGCCAATCGGTGTGCTGGCGAGCCCCGTGTCGGCGCTGCCCGCGCCTGCGCTGGCAGCGCTGGCCACGTTACGGGCATTGGCGGTGGCGCCAGTGACGCTGGTTGGCGTGACGCTAGCCGGTGGCGTGGCGCCCGCGAGCGCATTGCGAAATGCTTCGAGCGTCGCCTGGCTGGGCGGAGGCGGAACGGGAACCGCCATGGGGGCCGCGACTGACGTGTCCGTGACCGCGATGTCAGAGGTGACGCTAGAGAGCGCATCGGCGGCGAGCGGGTTGATAGGGGCGGCGGCGGACATGAGGCAAATCTCCGAAGGGTCAGGCAAAAACACAAAACAAAAAACAAAAAACAGATGTCGAGCAGCCTGTGCCGCACATGACAATCGACGCACGGCAGGCGGCCCTGATTCAGGTTCAGGCCCAGCCCCTGGCGGGCGCCGAACATTCAGCGCGGCGGATTAGCCAGCAGGGTTTGGGCCAGACGCCGCTCGGAGGCGAGTGTGTCCTTGCGCTGCACGATGTCGCCCAGCAGTTTTTCGCTGCGGCCGTTTTCTCCGGATTGCCGCTGCGCGAGCGCGAGAAAGGTCTGCAACGTCACGTCGGTCGGGCATGCAGGGGTGGCATGACGTTGCAGAAAAAGCGCGGCATCGGCGGGGCGTCCGGCATTCATCATCGCCACCGCGATGCCGATATAGGGAAACGGCGCGCCAGGCCGAAGCACACGCAACGCCTCGAAAATCTCTGTGGCGTAACGCAATGCGCCGACGCTGGCGGCAATGAACCCGATGCTGGTGAGCAGGCGGATTTCATCGCTGTCCAGCGGCTCATTCACCGGTTTGGACACGGGTTTCTTCATGATGGGCTTCCAGAACGGATAACAGTTGTTGCACACGGGTCAGCGCGGAGGCCGAGCCCGTCGCGGGGTCATGGTTGGCCAGCGCCATGCGCAGGGTGGCGAGCGCCTGCGGCCGCTGGCCGAGCGCCAACTGGCACTCGGCCAGCCGCAGGCCGTAGGTCGAGGGGTTGCCATCCAGCACGAGCGCCGTCTGGTATTGCATCAAGGCATCTTCGAACAGCTCAGCCAGTTGCAGCGAGCGGGCCAGCCCATAGCGGTACGCCAGCGTGACCGGGTCATGAATCACCAGAAAGCGGTAAGCATCCACCGCCTTGAGGTAACGCCCCTGGCTGAGCAGGGTGTGACCCAAACCCGCGACGGCAGCCAGGGCTTCGGCCGGCAGGGGAGAAGCCGCCGCATGCGCGGCCAGCGCCTGGTGCAGAAGCGCCAGCGCCTGCTCTTCTTCTTCCTGGGCGGCGGACGGCATGAGGGCGGCCTGGTTCATGAGAAACGAACCTGCTGGGCAGCGGCGTTCATGCTTTGCACGAGCTGCTTTTCACCGTCGATAATGGTTGCCGCTGCACTGTCGAACTGCTGATACATCTGGTTCGCCATGTCCTTGTTCGCCTGATCTTGCGCGACCAAAGAATCTTGCGTCGTGGCGGCGGCTGTTTGGGCATCCGAGGCTTTCTTGAAGAACGCGGCCACAAAATTGCTGAGGCCATCGCTCAGCGTCGACAGTGCGCGGCCCTTTTCGCTCCACGCGCCAGCCTGGTTCAGATGCATCTCGAAGTGCTGTTTGTTCATCTCCGCCTGTTTTTTCGCTGCCGCCTCGGCTTTGGCCGTGTCCGTCGGCGATGGGGCGTCCGGGGCGTCCGGGTCGTCAAGCGAGGCCGCTTTTTCCAGACTGACCGTCGACATGTCAGGCGTTTCGGTATCTGACGAGGTCGTGGCACCGGTTTCGATGCTGGACTGGATCTTTTCCTGGGTATCGAGCACGGACTCCGTGGCGTTTTCGGTCGCCTTCGGGCTCTTGATCACGTCCAGCTCGATATCCTGCTCAAGCACGCCGTTCGAGGTTTGCGGCGGGTTTGCACCATTCAGGGCGTTGAGCGAATCATCCTGGCTGATGCCGGCAGCCAGTTTTTTGGCGCTTGTCGTGGGCGCCGCGGAAGGCTGGGACGCTTGCGCCTGCATTTGCTCAGAGTGAGGCTTGAAGACCTCATCTTGCGGCTCGAGCGCTACCTGATCGTCCGTTTCGATGATGTAGTTGTTCTGGACGTCAGCGAACGACAGGTTTTCTTCTTCGCCCGTCGTGCCGTGCAGAACCGGTTCATTCAATTCGTCGAATTGCTGGTTGTTGAGCGTGGCTGTTTCGGGCGCATCCGGCTGAATCATGAAGGCTTTGGAATCGTTGGTGGCACGGCCTGACATGACGCCGAAACCTAATGCCAGCATGCCGCCCGCGACGCCCGCAATGCCGGCGAGGAGGCCCGCGATAAACGCCGACTTGGCCGCAGCGGCTTGATCGTTGGCTTTATCGGCAATGGCCTCGACATTCAGCTGGTTGCTTTTCTGCTGGATCAGATTGTTCTTCGCCCGGAGATCCGCGAACATCGTCAGCAACTGCGTGAGAAAGCTGAACACCTGAGCCATCGAAAAGGTATTTTCCGACATCGCTGCCAGCGCCAGACCGCGCTCACGCTGGGCGTAGGTCAGCGGAGGCTGAGCGGCTGTGGTGGGGTTGAGCTGGGTGTTGTCGATATCGGCGTTGAGCGCATCGATTTCTGAATCGGTGCTGGACAAGGGCGATTTGCCTTGCGTCAGCACGGACGTGACCATCGCGCCGTGTTTGACGGAGTGCGAGGGTTCTTTCAGCGTGGGTGCGGGTGAGGCAAAGCCTGTGGGCAAGGTGTTGGTCAGTGCCGCGAACGGGTTGGAAACAATGGCTGTCATGATGAATTCCTTTGGCAACGTTACGTTTTCACAAGCGCGCCACGCCATGGCCTTATGGCCAGGGCGCGGCAGAAGGTCAGGCCACCGCGATCGAGGTGGCCTGCTGGCGCGCTTGAGCCAGGCTTTTAATGATGCTTGAGATCAGTTGCGGCAAGGACTTGTAGTAGTTCATGACGGTGTTGAGCACTTGCGTATCCTGCGCGGTTTCGATTTGCAGGCTTGCAATATCCGCACCCAGCGAGGTGCCTTGCGCAGTCAGTTCGTCAGCCGAGCGCTGCAGCACGCTCGCATCAATATTGACGCCGCCGGCAGCGATGTTGCCGCCAGCCGACACGACATCGGTGGTGATGTTGACGCACTTCATGCCAAATTGAAGCTTGGCGCCGCCTTGCATGACGAGTTGCTGGATCTTGC from Paraburkholderia hayleyella encodes:
- the sctN gene encoding type III secretion system ATPase SctN, with amino-acid sequence MKQYGHIMDLMTLAVQDAELIQFKGRVMQVVGTLIRATAPSVRIGEICRLRNPGEPHDMHAEVIGLTRDAALLTPLGSTHGISSFTEVIPTGKAHEVPVGEGLLGRVLDGLGQPLDQATHGNLRPDATYPVYADAPHPLERRVIDTPLPLGVRAFDGLLTCGEGQRIGIFAAAGGGKSTLLGMLAKGAEVDVTVIALIGERGREVREFIDRDLGPEGLKKAVVVCATSDKSSMERVKAAYVATAIAEYFRDRGKKVLLLMDSVTRFARALREIGLAAGEPPTRRGYPPSVFATLPKLMERPGATLTGSITAMYTVLVEGDDMTEPVADETRSILDGHVVLSRELANANHYPAIDVLASVSRVMSSIVEPGHQAGARRMRELLAKYHEVELLVKIGEYKSGSDPLADEAVEKIDEIRAFLRQETDEHSSYDDTMQHLDVLTGGGHRPRRRNS
- a CDS encoding HrpE/YscL family type III secretion apparatus protein, with protein sequence MVFLSRQPAAASSTEDNTEGHLPPRHPPGQVVLRREAVWQLNDAQQMLAEARAEASRLARAAQDAYDEMRERGYKDGREAAKREHSMHMIEQVASSLGYLEQVETRMVELVLSAVRRIVCDAPEHQRVTDVVRSVLATARTQPQLTLRLSPSQADLIQPRLDAILSAYPNIRAVHVQPDTHIAPDSCILESDLGFIETSLETQLDALRTAFVKVLGEGRSSESTPRHSPGAFGLPAEGHDSGYAGTLPGHQDLQ
- the sctJ gene encoding type III secretion system inner membrane ring lipoprotein SctJ, producing MNLRLCCAALSDFTGALARGASLRFVALTRLMPRRRTVAIALTACMLAACSGRTELLSGLQENEANDMLAVLLSAGIGADKEVSKTGATVRVDTNRVAQAVSLLQSQGLPRDPHVTFGDVFRKDGLISSPVEERARYVYAMSQELSYTLSKIDGVLVARVHIVLPEQTTRGDAPPHRRRRRSLSSTGPIRRSIRCSRRCGG
- the sctI gene encoding type III secretion system inner rod subunit SctI, whose translation is MSAAAPINPLAADALSSVTSDIAVTDTSVAAPMAVPVPPPPSQATLEAFRNALAGATPPASVTPTSVTGATANARNVASAASAGAGSADTGLASTPIGARIIDKLQGMSNTMDHNFRIADQALSGAGTVHDIMRVQMSLVSWSYQTELVTKAVAKASQDVDQLLKMQ
- a CDS encoding tetratricopeptide repeat protein gives rise to the protein MKKPVSKPVNEPLDSDEIRLLTSIGFIAASVGALRYATEIFEALRVLRPGAPFPYIGIAVAMMNAGRPADAALFLQRHATPACPTDVTLQTFLALAQRQSGENGRSEKLLGDIVQRKDTLASERRLAQTLLANPPR